TGTATGGGACAAATTTGTCAGGCTGTTTCATTGGCTGTTGCTGATTTTATTTTGTATCAGTTATCTGACCGGGGAACAAGAACATTGGCTACATACCTACTCCGGCTACGGCATTTTTACCCTGGTATGTTTGCGCATAATCTGGGGAGTAGTCGGCAGCCAATATGCCCGTTTCGGTAATTTTGTACGCTCTCCCAAGGCGGTGACAACTTATCTGAAGAGCATATTTTCAGGTACACCGAAACGGTATCTGGGGCATAACCCTGCGGGTGGAGCCATGATCATAATGCTTTTATTTTGTTTGTTATTGACGACACTAAGCGGGATGAAGCTTTATGCCATTGAAGAAGGCAAAGGGCCTTTTGCCTTTGCAAGCCAAAGCGCAGTTGCGGCTGAAATTCA
This genomic window from Thalassomonas viridans contains:
- a CDS encoding cytochrome b/b6 domain-containing protein, with protein sequence MEKQVYVWDKFVRLFHWLLLILFCISYLTGEQEHWLHTYSGYGIFTLVCLRIIWGVVGSQYARFGNFVRSPKAVTTYLKSIFSGTPKRYLGHNPAGGAMIIMLLFCLLLTTLSGMKLYAIEEGKGPFAFASQSAVAAEIHSGSDDDDFASGYDEMKEYDEIREHDEIREHDEIREHDEIREHDEEESEEEEFWEEVHETAVNLMLLLIVLHVLGVLIASRQHRDKLIKAMFTGYKKG